The following coding sequences lie in one Acidobacteriota bacterium genomic window:
- a CDS encoding adenosylhomocysteinase translates to MTHFSTFSGQEFERDLAWARRHMTLTQAQAAQLPDLSSIRLAVSAHLDLKTILAIEAVLNRNGAVFLTTCNSTTVRDHVVEYLKSRGARTYAWNGMSSLDQAEAIEQVLAWNPTHICEMGADLSGAIIERGLHTQVKAGLEATGSGISRLAKLQAGGKPLTFPIFNWDDLPIKEGLHNRHLVGITTWHTFTERTRLSLHLKRVLVVGYGLVGQGVAATARALGGMVSIADRDPARCLEAGYAGFEIGTLEDLAPRADIIVTATGVRNVLNANHFACLKNGCFLLNVGHTADEIEVTALKPRTEVIPFVDEVPIGDRIIYLFAGGSMANLTAGQGDSLNAFDLTLATMVAGIRFICTEDAQKFAPGVHALPRPVWEDVAREAISG, encoded by the coding sequence ATGACTCATTTCTCAACTTTCTCCGGTCAGGAATTCGAACGCGACCTGGCCTGGGCGCGTCGGCATATGACGCTGACCCAGGCGCAGGCCGCGCAATTGCCGGACTTGTCTTCAATCCGGCTCGCGGTTTCAGCCCATCTCGATTTAAAAACCATTCTGGCCATTGAAGCCGTGCTGAATCGCAACGGAGCGGTTTTCCTGACAACCTGCAACTCGACCACCGTGCGCGATCATGTTGTGGAATACCTGAAGTCGCGTGGCGCCAGGACGTATGCCTGGAATGGTATGAGTTCGCTGGATCAGGCCGAAGCCATTGAACAGGTGCTGGCCTGGAATCCAACCCACATTTGTGAAATGGGGGCCGATTTAAGCGGCGCCATCATCGAACGCGGGCTCCACACCCAGGTTAAAGCCGGTCTTGAAGCCACCGGTTCCGGGATTTCGCGTCTGGCAAAGCTCCAGGCCGGAGGGAAGCCGCTCACCTTTCCAATTTTCAACTGGGATGATTTGCCGATCAAAGAAGGGCTCCACAACCGTCATCTGGTCGGAATCACGACCTGGCACACTTTTACCGAGCGAACCCGGCTCAGTTTGCACCTCAAGCGAGTGCTGGTCGTCGGGTATGGGCTGGTTGGTCAAGGGGTTGCGGCAACGGCGCGGGCGCTTGGAGGAATGGTCAGTATTGCCGACCGCGACCCGGCACGATGTCTTGAAGCGGGCTACGCTGGATTTGAAATTGGAACGCTCGAAGACCTCGCCCCACGGGCCGACATTATCGTGACGGCGACGGGTGTCCGCAACGTGCTGAATGCAAACCACTTTGCCTGCTTAAAAAATGGCTGCTTCCTGCTCAACGTCGGACACACCGCCGATGAAATTGAGGTCACGGCGTTAAAGCCACGCACGGAGGTCATCCCATTTGTTGACGAAGTCCCGATTGGTGACCGAATCATTTATCTGTTCGCGGGTGGTTCGATGGCGAATTTGACTGCTGGACAGGGTGATTCGCTCAATGCGTTTGACTTGACGCTGGCCACGATGGTGGCGGGCATCCGATTTATCTGTACTGAAGACGCCCAAAAATTTGCTCCTGGCGTGCATGCGCTCCCGCGTCCGGTGTGGGAAGACGTTGCGCGTGAAGCCATTTCGGGCTGA
- a CDS encoding MFS transporter, translated as MSSPSSLWLFLNRVIGALAIDVTPLKVSREYRLLYTGQFISTFGTAISYVVLPLQVYQLTDSSFAVGMLGVAEFVPMLSLALVGGALADALNRQKVLILTEIGLAAGCGVLVYNALLPQPRLWVLYVAAAFFASLSALHRPAHEALTPRVVSPEHLPAVSVLNTLKYNFGHIAGPALAGIIAASFGPAVAFAIDGATYLVSLTTVILMRPVPAPADADRPSVGSIIEGIKYARSRQELLGTYLIDINAMFFGMPFALFPAIAQQFGNASVGLFYAAPSVGALIAALTSGWAERVHRHGLAVTIAASVWGLAIIGFGLSNSLWLALVFLALAGAADNVSGIFRMTIWNQTIPDYLRGRMAGIEMVSYLSGPYLGNAEAGLVASLFSLRTSVVSGGVLCVAGSVALAVLLPRFIKYDGRTGVARKIEEETARINAMTARLQAQEE; from the coding sequence ATGAGTTCACCTTCTTCCCTCTGGCTTTTTTTGAACCGGGTCATTGGCGCACTGGCAATTGATGTTACGCCATTGAAAGTCTCTCGCGAGTATCGGCTGCTTTACACCGGGCAATTTATTTCAACGTTTGGAACCGCCATCAGTTACGTGGTGCTTCCATTACAAGTGTATCAATTGACTGATTCGTCATTTGCCGTGGGAATGCTCGGCGTGGCCGAATTTGTCCCGATGCTCAGCCTGGCACTGGTTGGTGGCGCACTGGCTGATGCGCTGAACCGCCAGAAAGTACTGATTTTAACTGAAATCGGGCTGGCAGCAGGGTGTGGGGTGCTGGTCTATAACGCCTTACTTCCCCAACCGCGCCTGTGGGTGCTGTATGTGGCCGCCGCTTTTTTTGCCAGTCTGAGCGCGCTCCATCGGCCAGCTCACGAAGCGCTGACGCCTCGCGTCGTCTCACCCGAGCATCTGCCCGCTGTTTCCGTCCTCAACACGTTGAAATACAACTTCGGCCATATTGCGGGCCCGGCACTGGCCGGAATCATTGCCGCCAGCTTTGGACCCGCTGTCGCTTTTGCCATTGACGGAGCGACGTACCTGGTTTCACTGACCACGGTGATTCTGATGCGACCCGTTCCGGCCCCGGCTGATGCTGACCGTCCGAGTGTGGGCTCAATTATTGAAGGCATCAAATATGCCCGCAGCCGGCAGGAATTACTCGGCACCTATCTGATTGACATCAACGCGATGTTTTTCGGCATGCCCTTCGCCTTGTTTCCCGCGATTGCGCAGCAGTTTGGAAATGCTTCGGTGGGATTGTTTTACGCCGCACCATCGGTTGGAGCACTTATCGCGGCCTTAACTTCGGGCTGGGCGGAACGTGTTCATCGCCACGGGCTGGCGGTCACGATTGCGGCTTCGGTTTGGGGGCTGGCCATCATCGGGTTTGGGCTTTCCAACAGTCTCTGGCTGGCGCTTGTCTTCCTGGCACTTGCCGGGGCCGCCGACAATGTGAGCGGAATCTTCCGGATGACTATTTGGAATCAGACCATTCCAGATTATCTGCGCGGACGAATGGCGGGCATTGAAATGGTGAGTTATTTGAGTGGCCCATATCTGGGCAATGCTGAGGCAGGTCTCGTCGCAAGTCTCTTTAGTCTGCGAACTTCTGTGGTTTCCGGTGGAGTTCTTTGCGTGGCTGGATCCGTGGCTCTGGCCGTGCTGTTACCGAGATTTATCAAATATGATGGACGCACGGGCGTGGCACGCAAGATTGAAGAAGAAACCGCCCGAATCAATGCCATGACCGCCAGATTGCAGGCACAGGAAGAATGA